The proteins below come from a single Arthrobacter crystallopoietes genomic window:
- a CDS encoding ABC transporter ATP-binding protein, producing the protein MNSILKVLGPLLKTLPEGSRRFLTGYAAASAALALLDIVALGLVAALLPGLVSGQPMVWPVLGDITEKGLVLPLLIFICLLIVLKGILAVMLLRFATKRFARHEVAIGDRLFAAYLASPWEKRLGRNSAEIVRSVDVGVGITVSGVLMPAMTLFGELGTMVAVVVVLFIAQPLIAIVTMLYLGLVALLLAKVISPRAVAIGRQNREWSNRTAKTLYEALGALKEITLADRGPEVQEQVHGTRTKSALARAGAIQISQIPRYVLETALVVGFALVGGVGLLVGGPAGAVSAIGLFAIAGFRLIPSLTRMQAVQSSVNTSASFARQVVEDIREGDEEMARQSKERPQHDLADAPADIVLNDVSFSYPGAQAPALDRISIRIPAGSHVAFVGSSGAGKSTMVDILLGLLEPTAGHIEVGGERLEFVLTSWRKRIGYVPQEVSLFDASVAQNVALAWDESKVDRERVETALRRAQLLDTLLARDGGIDAVVGERGMALSGGQRQRLGIARALYDNPQVLVMDEATSALDTATEAAVTKAINELHGNVTVITVAHRLATIRHADIVFFMRDGEVAAYGTFDDVVARVPDFAEQAALAGLTPQEVAADERSEA; encoded by the coding sequence ATGAATAGCATTTTGAAGGTCCTTGGGCCGTTGTTGAAAACGCTGCCCGAAGGCAGCCGCCGATTCCTGACCGGTTACGCCGCTGCTTCCGCAGCCCTGGCGCTGCTTGACATCGTGGCTCTGGGGCTGGTGGCCGCGCTGCTCCCGGGGCTGGTCAGCGGGCAGCCGATGGTGTGGCCGGTTCTGGGCGACATCACGGAAAAGGGCCTGGTCCTGCCGCTGCTGATCTTTATCTGCCTGCTGATTGTCCTCAAGGGCATCCTCGCGGTGATGCTGCTGCGATTCGCCACCAAACGCTTCGCCCGCCACGAGGTCGCCATCGGGGACCGGCTGTTCGCGGCCTATCTTGCCTCTCCATGGGAGAAGCGGCTGGGCCGCAACTCCGCTGAGATTGTCCGGTCCGTTGACGTGGGCGTGGGCATCACGGTTTCGGGTGTGTTGATGCCGGCGATGACCCTCTTCGGCGAGCTGGGCACGATGGTGGCGGTCGTCGTCGTACTTTTCATTGCCCAGCCGCTGATCGCCATTGTCACCATGCTGTATCTGGGTCTGGTGGCGCTGCTGCTGGCCAAGGTGATATCGCCGCGGGCGGTGGCGATCGGACGCCAGAACCGCGAGTGGTCCAACCGGACAGCCAAAACACTCTACGAGGCGCTGGGTGCACTGAAGGAAATCACCCTTGCGGACCGCGGACCGGAGGTGCAGGAGCAGGTCCACGGCACCCGGACCAAGTCGGCTCTGGCCCGGGCCGGCGCCATCCAGATATCGCAGATTCCCCGCTATGTTTTGGAAACCGCTCTGGTGGTCGGGTTCGCCCTGGTCGGCGGTGTTGGCCTGCTTGTCGGCGGCCCCGCCGGCGCCGTGAGCGCCATCGGGCTGTTCGCCATCGCGGGATTCCGGTTGATCCCTTCGCTGACCCGGATGCAGGCAGTGCAGTCCTCGGTCAACACCAGCGCCTCCTTTGCCCGCCAGGTCGTCGAAGACATCCGCGAAGGCGACGAGGAAATGGCGCGACAGAGCAAAGAACGGCCGCAGCACGACCTTGCCGATGCACCGGCGGATATTGTGCTCAACGATGTCTCTTTCAGCTATCCGGGTGCCCAAGCTCCTGCGCTGGACCGGATCAGCATCCGGATTCCAGCCGGCAGCCATGTGGCCTTTGTGGGGTCTTCCGGTGCCGGAAAATCCACCATGGTGGATATTCTGCTCGGGCTGCTGGAGCCGACCGCGGGCCACATCGAAGTGGGCGGCGAGCGGCTCGAATTCGTCCTGACTTCCTGGCGCAAGCGGATCGGCTATGTGCCGCAGGAAGTGTCCCTCTTCGATGCCTCCGTTGCCCAGAACGTAGCCCTGGCTTGGGACGAATCCAAAGTTGACCGGGAACGGGTGGAAACGGCGCTGCGCCGGGCACAGCTCCTTGACACGTTGCTGGCCCGCGACGGCGGCATCGATGCCGTGGTCGGCGAGCGCGGCATGGCCCTTTCCGGGGGCCAGCGGCAGCGGCTAGGCATCGCCCGGGCGCTTTACGACAACCCGCAGGTGCTCGTGATGGATGAGGCCACGTCGGCGCTGGACACGGCCACGGAGGCCGCGGTGACCAAGGCGATCAACGAACTCCACGGCAACGTCACGGTCATCACGGTGGCCCATCGCCTCGCCACCATCCGCCACGCCGATATCGTTTTCTTCATGCGCGACGGCGAAGTGGCCGCCTACGGAACCTTTGACGACGTCGTCGCCCGGGTCCCGGATTTCGCCGAGCAGGCGGCACTGGCTGGCCTCACACCGCAGGAAGTGGCGGCCGACGAGCGTTCGGAGGCCTAG
- a CDS encoding glycosyltransferase — MPDSRTVPRAEAPGPVTEADPKVLHLYDAADVGRTLVKYGRKYGHPWRQFNRTPPADSGVPVGAAGKTRGLLAGLSWQAGRAAGILRADLLHVHSGSRIGVVRSRPYKPFVLHFHGTDIRTQYYDPARRPAIQWGADNAAAVLYSTPDLAEHAQAAHPGSRYLPNPVDVEELPDWAPVDRPRVIFASRWDGSKGGQAQLELARSLLAAVGPGTEVMGLDWGAEAGRAAALGVQLMPKMAKPDYLRWLAGAHVVVGQSAGILAMSELQAIAIGAPVVMQLGAGYYPTPSPVLQADTIDGLAAQVLAALADPPAVSRALDGRGWINTNHSPEQSVRQLVGVYREVMAGR; from the coding sequence ATGCCGGATTCAAGGACAGTTCCCCGCGCCGAGGCTCCCGGACCCGTTACGGAGGCAGACCCGAAGGTCCTGCATCTGTACGATGCCGCCGACGTCGGCCGCACTCTGGTCAAATACGGCAGGAAGTACGGACATCCCTGGCGGCAGTTCAACCGCACGCCGCCCGCGGATTCCGGCGTCCCCGTCGGCGCAGCAGGAAAAACCAGGGGGTTGCTGGCAGGCCTTTCCTGGCAAGCGGGCCGGGCGGCGGGGATTCTGCGCGCCGATCTGCTCCATGTCCACTCCGGCTCCCGTATAGGCGTGGTGCGCTCCCGGCCGTACAAGCCCTTTGTGCTGCACTTCCACGGCACCGACATCCGCACTCAGTATTATGATCCGGCCCGCAGACCCGCTATCCAGTGGGGCGCGGACAACGCCGCCGCCGTCCTGTACTCCACGCCCGATCTGGCCGAGCACGCCCAGGCTGCGCATCCCGGGTCCCGTTACTTGCCGAATCCGGTGGATGTGGAGGAACTTCCGGATTGGGCACCGGTAGACCGGCCGCGCGTCATTTTCGCCTCGCGTTGGGACGGTTCCAAAGGAGGCCAAGCGCAACTGGAACTCGCGCGCTCACTGCTGGCCGCCGTCGGACCCGGAACGGAAGTTATGGGACTGGATTGGGGCGCCGAGGCAGGCCGGGCTGCCGCTCTGGGCGTTCAGCTGATGCCGAAAATGGCCAAACCGGACTACCTGCGCTGGCTGGCCGGCGCGCACGTAGTGGTCGGCCAGAGCGCAGGAATCCTGGCAATGAGCGAACTGCAAGCCATAGCCATCGGTGCCCCGGTGGTCATGCAACTCGGCGCCGGCTACTATCCGACACCGTCTCCCGTGCTCCAGGCCGACACCATCGATGGCCTCGCCGCGCAGGTGCTGGCCGCGCTCGCGGACCCGCCCGCGGTCTCCCGTGCGCTCGATGGCCGGGGCTGGATCAACACGAACCACTCACCCGAACAATCAGTGCGGCAACTCGTCGGGGTGTACCGCGAAGTTATGGCCGGCCGCTAG
- a CDS encoding glycosyltransferase codes for MNRSASRLLILSLSPLRNDPRVLKQINLFRDKYQVLTCGFGPAPEGVAGHFELDRVLPSWPRDPKRLAARRYRQVYWNIAAVAEASRMLRGQHFDAVLANDANTVPLALSLEPVRGVHADLHEFAPKEHFNKPAWRVLVAPYVRWLCRTYLPAVSSVTTVSEGIAEQYQKDFGVDVDVVTNAAPYAELKPRPTGEKIRLIYSSAGQRYRRIEDIIAAMDGVPEDLELDLIVMPNEPEYVDQLRSQAEPLPNVRFRDPVPYTELVKTISEYDVSISVIPPTNFNLAQALPNKFFEAVQARTALIIGPTPAMQTLLERHGLGAVTEDFTAEGLRAVLQSLTREQIDHWKANADKAADELSSEHQNRAWERAIAALLETTEV; via the coding sequence ATGAACCGCTCTGCCAGCAGACTGCTGATCCTGTCCCTCTCGCCCCTGCGCAACGATCCGCGCGTGCTGAAGCAGATCAACCTGTTCCGGGACAAGTACCAGGTTCTCACCTGCGGTTTTGGCCCGGCGCCGGAGGGCGTGGCCGGACACTTCGAACTGGACCGGGTGCTGCCGAGCTGGCCACGGGACCCGAAACGGCTGGCCGCGCGGCGGTACCGCCAGGTGTACTGGAACATCGCCGCGGTTGCGGAGGCTTCGCGAATGCTGCGCGGGCAGCACTTCGATGCTGTCCTGGCCAACGATGCGAACACAGTGCCCCTGGCGCTGAGCCTGGAACCCGTGCGCGGCGTGCACGCGGACCTGCATGAATTCGCCCCGAAGGAGCACTTCAACAAACCCGCATGGCGTGTGCTGGTTGCCCCCTATGTCCGCTGGCTATGCCGCACGTACCTGCCCGCGGTCAGCTCCGTGACCACGGTTTCCGAGGGTATCGCCGAGCAGTACCAGAAGGACTTCGGGGTCGACGTGGATGTGGTCACCAACGCGGCGCCGTACGCCGAGCTGAAACCGCGTCCGACCGGGGAGAAAATCCGCCTCATCTACAGTTCGGCCGGTCAGCGCTACCGCCGGATCGAGGACATCATCGCAGCGATGGACGGGGTGCCTGAGGATCTGGAACTGGACCTGATCGTTATGCCCAACGAGCCGGAGTATGTGGACCAGTTGCGCAGCCAGGCCGAGCCGCTGCCCAACGTGCGGTTTCGCGATCCGGTGCCGTACACCGAACTCGTCAAGACCATCAGCGAGTACGACGTGTCCATCTCGGTCATTCCGCCGACCAACTTCAATTTGGCCCAGGCCCTGCCGAACAAGTTCTTCGAGGCCGTCCAAGCCCGGACGGCCCTCATCATCGGTCCAACGCCGGCCATGCAGACGCTGCTCGAACGGCACGGCCTCGGCGCGGTGACCGAGGACTTCACCGCGGAAGGACTGCGTGCGGTGCTGCAGTCGCTGACCCGTGAACAGATCGACCACTGGAAGGCCAACGCGGACAAGGCCGCCGATGAATTGTCCTCCGAGCACCAGAACAGGGCCTGGGAAAGGGCGATCGCCGCCCTCCTGGAAACGACGGAAGTCTGA
- a CDS encoding glycosyltransferase: MTDRQAPAAELIIAVHSADRPIRRAVESVLAAAVPGRALATVVCHNLDPVPIRDRLDGLPAEQVRVLALADGIRSPAGPFNYGLEHAVARFVGIMGSDDTLEEAAVDAWLATAEGAGAAVVMAPLRLQGGRRILTPRARVFRGMLVDPVRDRLAYRTAPLGLFRRDLLSKHGLALTPELRTGEDLEFGLKLWFSGERIAYPAQGPAYVVGNDAVERVTAAVLPLAEQFRDVRALVAGTWFASLPEGKRAAIAVKILRGHVISAAVRRGRDFNWPAVDRRELSRVIELVTGLAPAAPKVLSAPDERLLLELRDAGSAEAVRESLRRRDAANALWRSLTLRWQDNFRIEAPLRSNLNSLLAAGTDTVLSALPPAARRRRSSPQRRKDAA, translated from the coding sequence ATGACTGACCGGCAGGCCCCGGCGGCCGAGCTGATCATTGCCGTCCACAGTGCGGACCGACCGATTCGCCGTGCGGTGGAGTCTGTCCTCGCGGCGGCCGTGCCCGGCCGGGCACTGGCGACCGTTGTCTGCCACAATCTCGATCCCGTGCCCATCCGCGACAGGCTCGACGGGCTGCCCGCCGAACAGGTCCGGGTTTTGGCCCTGGCGGACGGTATCCGTTCGCCGGCCGGACCGTTCAACTACGGGCTCGAACACGCAGTAGCCCGATTCGTGGGGATCATGGGCTCCGACGACACACTGGAAGAGGCAGCCGTTGACGCCTGGCTGGCCACCGCGGAAGGTGCCGGCGCCGCCGTCGTTATGGCACCCCTGCGGCTCCAAGGCGGACGGCGGATCCTGACCCCGCGGGCGCGTGTGTTCCGTGGGATGCTGGTGGATCCCGTGCGGGACCGGCTGGCCTACCGGACCGCTCCGCTGGGGCTGTTCCGGCGCGACCTGCTGTCCAAACACGGTCTGGCCCTGACCCCCGAACTACGGACCGGCGAGGATCTGGAGTTCGGGCTCAAGTTGTGGTTTTCCGGCGAACGGATCGCCTACCCGGCACAGGGTCCGGCCTACGTGGTCGGGAACGACGCGGTGGAACGGGTGACCGCGGCAGTGCTGCCCTTGGCGGAGCAGTTCCGCGATGTGCGGGCACTGGTAGCCGGAACATGGTTCGCCTCGCTGCCCGAGGGCAAGCGCGCTGCTATCGCGGTTAAAATTCTGCGCGGTCATGTCATCAGCGCCGCAGTACGGCGGGGGCGGGACTTCAACTGGCCGGCAGTTGACCGACGGGAGCTAAGCCGCGTCATTGAACTGGTGACCGGGTTGGCTCCGGCCGCGCCCAAGGTACTCAGCGCCCCTGATGAACGGCTGCTGCTGGAACTGCGCGATGCCGGCAGCGCCGAAGCCGTCCGGGAATCATTACGACGGCGGGATGCCGCCAATGCGCTGTGGCGCAGCCTGACGCTTCGCTGGCAGGATAATTTTCGCATCGAGGCGCCCCTGCGCAGCAACCTCAACTCGCTGCTGGCCGCCGGCACAGACACTGTACTTTCCGCCTTGCCGCCGGCTGCCCGGCGGCGACGGTCCAGCCCGCAACGCCGAAAGGATGCTGCATGA
- a CDS encoding DUF2304 domain-containing protein — MIIVVQIVLVLAVIIGALALMRGAGNARHQAVRRILLVLFAGVAALSVFFPGLLTRVANLLGIGRGTDLVLYGLIVCFLIFMASSYHRTRQLEARITKLARRIALDEAPRPDAAAGEGRGND; from the coding sequence ATGATCATAGTTGTCCAAATTGTCCTGGTTCTTGCCGTCATCATCGGCGCACTGGCCCTGATGCGGGGTGCCGGCAACGCCCGGCACCAGGCCGTACGGCGCATTCTGCTGGTACTCTTCGCCGGTGTTGCCGCTTTGTCGGTGTTCTTCCCCGGACTGCTCACGCGCGTGGCCAATCTCCTGGGCATCGGCCGCGGCACAGACTTGGTGCTCTACGGGCTGATTGTGTGCTTCCTGATTTTCATGGCCAGCTCCTACCACCGAACGCGCCAGCTGGAAGCGCGGATCACCAAGCTGGCGCGTCGGATTGCCCTGGACGAGGCGCCGCGGCCGGACGCCGCAGCCGGGGAAGGCCGCGGGAATGACTGA
- a CDS encoding glycosyltransferase family 2 protein, with amino-acid sequence MSRCWVVVPMYNEATVVGSVVSGLLEEFPYVVCVDDGSSDGSAAIARSAGAVVVEHPVNLGQGAALQTGIEFALQDPQLDAIVTFDADGQHRVEDAAAMLARIRSGEAEVVLGSRFLEGTADVSGLKRLVLRTAAMQSRFSTGLRLTDAHNGLRAISAPIAAKIQLTQNRMAHASELIQQLADLKPVLVEHPVKIVYTEYSKAKGQSLLNGVNILADLFFR; translated from the coding sequence GTGAGTCGTTGCTGGGTAGTCGTGCCGATGTATAACGAGGCTACCGTCGTCGGTTCGGTAGTTTCCGGACTGCTCGAAGAGTTTCCGTACGTAGTCTGTGTGGATGACGGGAGCTCGGACGGTTCAGCGGCCATCGCACGCTCCGCCGGCGCCGTCGTTGTTGAACATCCGGTCAATCTGGGGCAGGGAGCGGCCCTGCAGACGGGGATCGAATTCGCCCTCCAGGACCCGCAGCTGGACGCTATTGTCACCTTCGACGCCGACGGCCAGCACCGGGTTGAAGATGCCGCCGCGATGCTCGCACGGATCCGTTCCGGCGAAGCCGAAGTCGTGCTCGGGTCGCGCTTCCTCGAAGGAACGGCCGACGTCTCCGGGCTTAAGCGGCTGGTGCTGCGCACAGCCGCAATGCAGTCCCGTTTCTCCACCGGGCTGCGGCTCACTGACGCGCACAACGGGCTCCGGGCGATCTCGGCTCCGATCGCGGCGAAGATCCAGCTGACGCAGAACCGGATGGCGCACGCCTCCGAACTGATCCAGCAGCTGGCCGACCTGAAACCGGTACTGGTGGAGCACCCGGTAAAGATTGTCTATACGGAATATTCCAAGGCCAAAGGGCAGTCGCTGCTGAACGGCGTCAACATCCTCGCGGATCTCTTCTTCAGGTGA
- a CDS encoding glycosyltransferase produces MKIAITKSTLRVPPTYFATAHAEQLKASHDFHLFTLVAEITDRSVTVPVTDFVPGQLLGFRRRELVMPAFIPAMTLAIRRFKPDLIHQHFGTWSQPAVQASRQGTPLVTTLHGSDVVSLGNPADTLMAKWHHRNVLAAASQSKRILAVSSYLAGRATALGLDADKIEVHYQGVDTDYFVPGSHDSEGIPVVLFVGTLNTQKGIRDLIDASLAAWRKAHHRLVVIGDGPLRDAVEEQAASHPHIDFLGRLDREAIRGWMQQAHILVAPSQEAGGAREAAGLVLLEAQACGTPVLAYRSGGIPEMLDDGTTGLLASEADFSQLQGRLLQLLQLGSGEYLGMRRAARNFVVEHRSLAGSSKELDAHYRQVRELG; encoded by the coding sequence GTGAAGATCGCGATTACCAAGAGCACCTTGCGTGTACCGCCGACGTACTTCGCCACGGCACACGCGGAGCAGCTCAAGGCCAGCCACGATTTCCACCTCTTTACCTTGGTCGCCGAGATCACCGACAGGTCCGTTACCGTCCCCGTAACCGACTTTGTGCCCGGCCAGCTGCTGGGCTTCCGCCGTCGTGAATTGGTCATGCCCGCGTTCATCCCCGCCATGACCCTGGCCATTCGGCGCTTCAAACCGGACCTGATCCACCAGCACTTCGGTACCTGGTCCCAGCCGGCGGTGCAGGCCTCCCGCCAGGGCACTCCGCTGGTGACCACGCTGCACGGTTCCGATGTGGTCTCGCTCGGGAACCCGGCCGATACACTCATGGCCAAGTGGCACCACCGCAATGTGCTGGCCGCCGCTTCCCAGAGCAAGCGGATCCTGGCCGTCAGCAGCTATTTGGCAGGCCGTGCCACGGCGCTCGGACTGGACGCGGACAAAATCGAGGTGCACTACCAGGGCGTCGACACAGACTACTTTGTGCCGGGCAGCCACGACAGCGAGGGCATTCCGGTGGTGCTCTTCGTGGGGACCTTGAACACCCAGAAGGGCATCAGGGATCTGATCGATGCCTCGCTGGCCGCCTGGCGGAAGGCCCATCACCGGTTGGTCGTGATCGGGGACGGACCCTTGCGGGATGCCGTCGAGGAACAAGCCGCCAGCCACCCGCACATTGACTTCCTCGGCCGGCTGGACCGGGAAGCCATCCGCGGCTGGATGCAGCAGGCGCACATTCTGGTGGCCCCCAGCCAGGAGGCTGGCGGGGCGCGGGAGGCTGCCGGCCTGGTGCTGCTGGAGGCACAAGCCTGCGGAACGCCGGTGCTCGCGTACCGCAGCGGCGGGATTCCGGAAATGCTCGACGACGGCACCACCGGCCTGCTCGCCAGCGAAGCGGACTTCTCCCAGCTCCAGGGCCGGCTGCTGCAGCTGCTTCAGCTCGGCAGCGGCGAGTATCTGGGCATGCGGCGCGCGGCCCGGAATTTCGTCGTCGAACATCGCAGCCTCGCCGGTAGTAGCAAAGAGCTGGACGCCCATTATCGGCAGGTGCGCGAGCTCGGTTGA
- a CDS encoding glycosyltransferase family 4 protein, translated as MTVPKQILCISFSDIEADSRVLRQLALLAEAGEVTTLSYGSRSPGSTTHLEIDSALPSLPQTLSGVLRLGLRRYAAVELAAPAVKQALALVRGRTFDLIVANEARALPLAHAIAGGTPVWGDMHEWAPEERAHVMSWRLLVKPYMWAICAKYLPRTTAVTAVNASIAALYAEQFGIETEVVRNAGPYRDLEPSVPVPGKIRLVHSGAAIPGRNLEGTIEAFRALDDRFSLDLYLVKARDGGRYWQQLKELAAGDRRITFHDAVAPDELPATLNKYDVGVFSLPPRTTNHRLMLPNKFFDFVQARLALVFSPSPETARLMHQYDLGAVTEDFSTESLSRTLAGLTAEEVERYKANVHRAAQALSSAEDEAVTRGLLNRLLG; from the coding sequence ATGACGGTGCCCAAACAGATACTTTGTATCTCCTTCTCCGACATCGAGGCTGATTCACGGGTCTTGCGCCAGCTGGCCTTGCTCGCGGAGGCCGGCGAGGTGACCACCCTCTCCTACGGCAGCCGTTCGCCCGGCTCCACCACCCACTTGGAAATCGATTCGGCCCTGCCCTCCCTGCCACAGACCCTGTCCGGCGTTCTGCGCCTGGGACTCCGCCGATATGCCGCAGTAGAACTGGCGGCCCCCGCGGTCAAACAGGCGCTCGCCCTGGTCCGCGGCCGGACCTTCGACCTGATCGTAGCCAACGAGGCCCGTGCCCTGCCGCTGGCCCACGCCATCGCCGGCGGCACCCCGGTATGGGGCGACATGCACGAATGGGCCCCGGAAGAGCGCGCCCATGTAATGTCGTGGCGGTTGCTCGTCAAGCCCTACATGTGGGCAATCTGCGCCAAATACCTACCACGTACGACGGCGGTGACGGCCGTTAACGCTTCGATCGCGGCCTTGTATGCGGAACAGTTCGGCATCGAAACCGAGGTGGTCCGCAATGCCGGCCCGTACCGGGACTTGGAGCCATCGGTGCCGGTCCCCGGCAAGATCCGCTTGGTCCACAGCGGCGCAGCAATTCCGGGCCGGAACCTCGAGGGCACCATCGAAGCCTTCCGAGCCCTGGACGATCGCTTCAGCTTGGATCTGTATCTGGTCAAGGCACGCGACGGCGGCCGGTACTGGCAGCAACTCAAGGAACTGGCGGCGGGAGACCGCCGCATCACCTTCCACGACGCTGTCGCGCCTGACGAGCTGCCGGCCACGCTGAATAAGTACGACGTCGGCGTTTTCAGCCTCCCGCCGCGCACCACCAACCACAGGCTCATGCTTCCGAACAAGTTCTTCGACTTCGTCCAGGCACGCCTGGCCCTGGTGTTCAGCCCCTCCCCCGAAACCGCCCGGCTGATGCACCAGTACGATCTGGGTGCCGTGACCGAGGACTTCAGCACGGAATCACTGTCCCGCACGCTGGCTGGGCTCACCGCCGAGGAAGTGGAACGCTACAAAGCGAATGTTCACCGTGCCGCGCAAGCCCTCAGTTCTGCCGAGGACGAGGCGGTCACCCGGGGTCTGCTGAACCGCTTACTGGGCTGA
- a CDS encoding glycosyltransferase: protein MRILVATRIYAPEAGAAAYRLAATVRALVEGGHDVTVLTTRTPQNSGSSARSVASAGSAAGRPAAREARLKRWPVLRDKTGAVRGYVQYASFDIPLFFRLLAARNFDAVLAEPPPTTGVVVRVGSWMRRRPYIYFAADVSSNAAAGIGVNPVVVKVLRAVEKWVLSGAAGVLSVSSGVSDAVRELTDGRAAVTEVGTGIDTDTFALQATDGQELTAGPATFVYAGTMSEIQGAGVFVDGFLKILDSHPEARLLMYGQGVELEELKRRAAPAGNRIRFMGVAGGEEIAAAMSQAAAGLASVRPARGYDFAFATKAFASLACGAPVIYSGVGPLRAIVAENLLGHSVDWDAGAVAAAMSEVLEQPADQDERRRLSSWVEQNYSLRSVGNRAADAVASAAGRDRN from the coding sequence GTGCGTATTCTGGTCGCGACGCGTATCTACGCACCGGAAGCGGGGGCCGCTGCCTACCGGCTTGCTGCTACCGTCCGGGCACTGGTCGAAGGCGGGCATGATGTCACCGTGCTGACCACCCGGACCCCGCAGAATTCCGGCAGTTCCGCCCGCAGTGTTGCTTCGGCCGGAAGTGCGGCGGGTAGGCCTGCAGCACGGGAGGCGCGGCTGAAACGCTGGCCGGTGTTGCGCGATAAAACCGGTGCCGTCCGAGGCTACGTGCAGTACGCCAGTTTTGATATCCCGCTGTTTTTCCGCCTGCTGGCAGCACGAAACTTTGACGCCGTGCTGGCGGAGCCGCCTCCCACCACGGGCGTGGTGGTCCGCGTGGGCTCGTGGATGCGGCGCCGGCCGTACATTTATTTTGCCGCCGACGTCAGTTCGAACGCGGCCGCGGGGATCGGTGTCAACCCGGTGGTCGTCAAGGTGCTGCGCGCCGTGGAGAAATGGGTGCTTTCCGGGGCAGCGGGAGTGCTCAGTGTTTCGTCCGGCGTCAGCGATGCCGTTCGGGAACTGACGGACGGCCGTGCCGCCGTGACCGAAGTCGGCACGGGAATCGACACGGATACGTTTGCCCTGCAGGCCACGGACGGGCAGGAACTGACGGCCGGTCCGGCAACGTTCGTTTACGCGGGCACGATGTCCGAGATCCAGGGCGCCGGCGTTTTCGTGGACGGCTTCCTGAAGATTCTGGACAGCCATCCCGAAGCCCGGTTGTTGATGTACGGGCAGGGCGTGGAGCTTGAAGAGCTCAAACGCAGGGCAGCTCCGGCAGGGAACCGTATCCGCTTCATGGGTGTGGCCGGCGGCGAGGAGATAGCTGCAGCGATGAGCCAGGCAGCAGCCGGGCTGGCCTCCGTCCGGCCCGCACGGGGCTATGACTTCGCGTTCGCCACCAAGGCCTTCGCCAGTCTGGCCTGCGGCGCACCGGTCATCTACTCCGGCGTCGGCCCGCTGCGCGCGATCGTCGCGGAAAATTTGCTGGGACACAGCGTCGACTGGGACGCAGGAGCCGTGGCAGCAGCCATGAGCGAAGTGTTGGAGCAGCCCGCGGACCAGGACGAACGCCGCCGCTTGTCGAGCTGGGTCGAGCAAAATTACTCATTGCGCAGCGTCGGGAACCGCGCGGCTGATGCTGTTGCCTCCGCAGCCGGACGGGACCGGAACTGA
- a CDS encoding Gfo/Idh/MocA family protein codes for MAKLRAGLIGLGMMGRHHARVLGETDGVELVAVADAYGDPHGVAADVPLRNTVDELIAHGLDMVVCAVPTGLHEEVGLALAEAGIHTLIEKPIASTVDGGLRLAEAFEAKGLVGAVGHIERYNPALQSLRARLENGDLGTVYQIATRRQGPFPARIADVGVIKDLGTHDIDLTAWLAQSDYQSVSARATTRSGREHEDMVAATGQLANGIITSHLVNWLSPMKERITVVTGERGSFLADTLTADLTFYENGTISTQWDSVANFRGVSEGNVTRLAIPKREPLKVEHEAFRDAVLAARGESAPAPETPAAQIVTMREGLNTLRVAEAMVDSSREARTILLQG; via the coding sequence ATGGCCAAACTGCGGGCCGGACTGATCGGGCTGGGCATGATGGGTCGCCATCATGCCCGCGTGCTGGGCGAAACCGACGGGGTCGAACTGGTCGCCGTGGCGGATGCCTACGGAGACCCGCATGGAGTGGCCGCGGACGTACCGCTCCGGAACACCGTGGATGAGCTCATAGCGCACGGGCTGGACATGGTGGTGTGTGCGGTACCCACAGGGCTGCACGAAGAAGTCGGCCTGGCTTTGGCCGAGGCGGGCATCCACACCCTGATCGAGAAGCCGATCGCCTCCACCGTCGACGGCGGTCTGCGCTTGGCCGAGGCCTTCGAAGCCAAAGGCCTGGTCGGCGCCGTCGGACATATCGAGCGCTACAATCCCGCACTGCAATCGCTGCGTGCGCGGCTGGAAAACGGCGACCTGGGCACGGTCTACCAGATCGCCACCCGCCGGCAGGGGCCGTTTCCGGCGCGGATCGCCGACGTCGGAGTGATCAAGGATCTGGGCACGCACGATATCGATCTGACGGCCTGGCTGGCACAGAGCGACTATCAGTCGGTCAGCGCCCGCGCGACCACCCGGTCCGGCCGCGAGCACGAGGACATGGTCGCGGCCACCGGACAGCTGGCCAACGGCATCATTACCAGCCATCTGGTCAACTGGCTTTCGCCCATGAAGGAACGCATCACGGTTGTCACCGGTGAGCGCGGATCCTTCCTCGCCGATACGCTCACCGCTGACCTGACGTTCTACGAAAACGGCACGATCAGCACGCAGTGGGACTCCGTGGCCAACTTCCGCGGCGTCTCCGAAGGCAATGTCACCCGCCTGGCCATCCCCAAACGGGAGCCCCTGAAGGTGGAACACGAAGCCTTCCGCGACGCGGTGCTGGCCGCCCGCGGAGAATCCGCGCCGGCCCCGGAAACGCCGGCTGCGCAGATCGTGACCATGCGCGAGGGGCTGAACACCCTGCGCGTTGCCGAAGCCATGGTGGACTCCAGCCGCGAGGCCAGAACCATCCTGCTGCAGGGCTGA